One Helicobacter pylori NCTC 11637 = CCUG 17874 = ATCC 43504 = JCM 12093 genomic window, ACCATATTGAAGACGCCATGAATGCCGTTTATAAGACGATGAGCAGTGGCGTTACGCCTGTGGCGATGGAATTTTTGGATAATTTGAGTATCCAAGCGGTTGAAGAACGATTTTCTAAAGGCTTACCCAAAGACGCTGGAGCGATACTCATCACTCAAGTGGATGGCGTGGTGAAAGAGCAGATTACATGGCAACTCAATGAAATAGAAAAGCATTTTAAAGCCAATGGTTGCGTTGGTTTTAAGGTGGCTCAAAACGAACAAGAAGAGCAGGATTTATGGTTTTCAAGGCGTAACGCTTCTCAGAGTATTAGCGTTTATGGTAAAAAGAAATTGAATGAAGATGTGACCGTTCCTAGGGCGAGTTTGCCGAGTTTGTTGCAAGAAGTCGCCAAAATCAGCCAGAAATACGGCTTTAAAATCCCTTGTTTTGGGCATACGGGCGATGGCAATGTGCATGTGAATATCATGCTAGAAGATCCTAAAAGGGATTTAGAAAAAGGCCATAAGGCTATGGAAGAGATTTTTCAGGCCGCCATTAGTTTGGAGGGGACTTTAAGCGGGGAGCATGGCATAGGCTTGTCTAAAGCTAAATTCATGCCTTTAGCGTTCAATCATAGTGAAATGGAGCTTTTTAGGAATATTAAAAAAGCTCTTGATCCTAATAATATTTTAAACCCTTTTAAAATGGGGCTATAAAGTTTAAAAGCAAGGAAAGCGCATGAAAGTCGGTGTTTATGGGGCGAGCGGTCGTATAGGGAAATTACTTTTAGAAGAATTAAAGGGGGGGTATAAGGGATTAGCGCTATCTAGCGTGTTTGTCAGGCAAAAATGCGAAACGGATTTCAGCTCTTTTTCGCACGCCCCTTTAGTAACCAACGATTTAAAAGCGTTTGTGAGAGCTTGCGAATGCGTGATTGATTTTTCTTTACCTAAAGGCGTGGATCATTTGCTAGAGGCTCTTTTAGAATGCCCTAAAATTTTAGTTTCTGGCACGACCGGTTTAGAAAAAGAAACATTAGAAAAAATGCAACAATTAGCCTTAAAAGCGCCGCTTTTGCACGCGCACAACATGTCTCTTGGGATTA contains:
- the glcD gene encoding glycolate oxidase subunit GlcD, with amino-acid sequence MLDQQHIKYFKNLVGGEDFFTDLAHLNAYCYDATKERHLPSGVIFPKNEQEISQILKYCNEHRIIVVPRGAGSGFTGGALSVSGGLVLSVEKHLDKILEIDTKNLIARVEPGVINKHFQNEVEKLDLFYPPDPASENQSTLGGNVAENAGGMRAAKYGITKDYVMALRVVLANGEIIRAGKKTIKDVAGFNVAGLMIASEGCLGVISEITLKLLAKPPLKQSAMGVFNHIEDAMNAVYKTMSSGVTPVAMEFLDNLSIQAVEERFSKGLPKDAGAILITQVDGVVKEQITWQLNEIEKHFKANGCVGFKVAQNEQEEQDLWFSRRNASQSISVYGKKKLNEDVTVPRASLPSLLQEVAKISQKYGFKIPCFGHTGDGNVHVNIMLEDPKRDLEKGHKAMEEIFQAAISLEGTLSGEHGIGLSKAKFMPLAFNHSEMELFRNIKKALDPNNILNPFKMGL